GGCCGTATACCGGTTCGACGTAGAGTCGTTGGAGATGCTCGGCCAGCACGGGCGCGCCGCCGCTGCCGGTCCCACCGCCGAGCCCGGCGATGATGAGAAACGCGTCGATCTCGCTCGAGATCATTCGATCGATCGCGGTCTGGATCTCCTCGATGTCCTCGGTCGCGCACTCCTCTCCGAGTTCAGGCTCAGTACCCGCGCCGTGTCCTTTCACCACCGATTGGCCGATGAGCACCCGGTTTTCGTTCGGTACGTAGTCGAGACCCATCAGATCCGCCTTCGCCGAGTTGACCGCAACGGCGTGGCCGATGATCCCGGTCCCTCGGCTGGAATCGTACTCGAGGAACCGGTCGAGAACCTTCCCGCCGGCCTGCCCGAAGCCGATCATTGCAAGTTTCATATCAGTCCTTGTGCAAATACCGACCTACGGAACTGATAAGCTTTCGGCTAACGTCAGACGCTGAGCCGACACAGTCATTCACGAGCACGGGTTGGTTCACTCGGCAGCGCTGTCCGCAAGGTATGCGGCCAGCGTCAGGAGTTCACCCGGAGCGACGCCGAAGGCGGTCACGTCGTTTTCGTCGACGGTGTTATCGAACTTCAACGATCGGTACTGGTCAGATCCCATTCGCGGAACTCCAGGGAGCGCATCGAGCACCGAGGCGGGGACGAAATCGAGCGATCTGAGGCCGACCGATGCGATCGGCATCGGGATCGAGACGACTTCGGCCGATCGACCGTCCGCACCGTGTGCGAGTTCGGCGATCTCGGCGAGCGTCAGGACCTCCGGGCCGCCGATCTCGTAGACGTGGCCGACGTGCGGATTCCCGCCGGTTGCGCCGTCGCTTCGATCCGCGCCCTGCTCACCACCGTCGACGGCATCGGCGAGCATGGGGACGATATCGCCGATCCAGATCGGTTGAAACCGGGTTTTACCGCCGCCGGGGAGCGGGGTGAGGTAGGGAAGGGCGAGCTGTTTCGTGTACCGGAGGAACTCGCCACCGTCGCCGAAGACGACCGAGGGGCGAAAGATGACCCACTCCAGATCCGACTCGCGAACGATTCCCTCCGCCAACCCCTTCGCACGGATCGACGCCGTCTCGCCGTTCGGATCAGCGCCGAGCGCGCTCATCTGGACGAGCAGCCCGACGCCGTGTTCTTCGGCCGCGCGGACGACGTTCGCCGTGCCCTCCTCGTGAACGCGGTAGTGCATCTCGTTCCCGCCCGAGGGCCGAAACAGCGGCGACAGCGCGACGAGGTTGACGACCGCGTCCTGTCCCTCAAAAGCCCCCTCGATCGAGTCGTATGCGGTCACGTCGCCCATCGCCGTTCGAACGTCCGCGGGAAGGGTATCGTCCTCCGGCGACCGCGACAGCGCCGTCACCTCGTGGCCGCGTTCGTGGAGTTCCCGACAGAGATGCGCACCGATGAATCCGGTTCCGCCGACGACCAGTACTCGCATAGTGGACATTGGGGCGGTCGCCGTATAAACCATCGTGGCAGTTCGAGCGGTCGATAGCAGCGGACGGGAACGCACAAAGTTGGCGGTGGACGGGAACCGATACGGTCCGCGGCGGTCGAATCCGGGCATGGATCACTACCGGAAGCTCGAACGGATGTACCACGGCTCACGGTGTAACGATCACCTCGACATCGCGCTCTCCGTGACCGATGCCGGCGAGGCCGAAATCCGGTTGGGCGTCGACGGATCCGACCACCACGCCGCCGGCGGCGTCCACGGCTCGTATTACTTCAAGGCGCTCGACGACGCGACGTTCTTCGCCGCCAACTCGCTCGTCAAGGACGTGTTCGTGCTGACGACCGACGTTCACCTCCAGCTCACCCAGCCGGTCACCGAGGGCGACCTCGTCGCGGAGGCGACTGTGGTCAACGATCACCCGAAGCAGCTCATCGCCGACGGCGTTCTCTACGACGACGAGGGAACCCAACTGGCTCGCGGGACCGGTACGTTCGCGAAAAGCCGCGTCGAACTGGACGCCGAGATGGGGTACGAATAACGCGATCGCGGCCGGACGCGACCCGGCGACGCGTCTCGGCGCGGCTCACTTCTCGGCGTATCGGTGCGCGTGCGGCGCGGCGAACGGCACCTCGTACGTCTCCCCCGAGTAGGCTTTGTACATCAAGAAAAGCCACGCCACGAGGCCGATCAGCGAGAGAACGGTCGTCACGAGGCCGACGAGCGCCCCGAAGATCCAGCCGACGACGGGGACGAACGCCAAGACGGTCACGACCACCGACAGCACGATCGAGAGCACGAACAGCCCCCCGAAGACGATGGTGCTCTGTGCGGCGTGAAATCGAACGAACTCGTCCTCGTCTTCCAACAGGTAAAACAGGATGCCGGTGATCGGGCCGAGCAGGTAGCTCAGCGCGCCGGCGAGGTTCGGTTCCAAGCCGCTCGCTGTGTGATCGGTTTCGATGTCTCGGTCGGTCGTCTCCTCAGCGGTTTTATTTGCCATTGTTGATCAACCCGGCTAAATATGGACACCTGTCGGAATAAATCTATGTATGCGAAGTCAGTCCATAACTGGAGAATGTCGAGCTTAACGGCTCGAGCTGCGGAGATGTTCATCAGCTGAAGAGTATTCACCGAGGAATGATCGAGAAGTATATATGAATGAGGAAGACCTTCGTCGGAAGGGTGGAGGATGAGTGTATAAAAGATGTGTCGGCGAATCAAGCCTAGGCCGGGATTTGAATCCGGGGTCTCGTCCACCGGGCGTTTCACGCCCTGAGTCACCAACGGACGGGCCATTTACGCAGGCTGTACCCAGACAGCCACAATGAGCCTAAAACCAACGCCGCCGCACGAAGCCAAGAACCGATTCCTCAACGACAAGAAGCCGGGCGTTACCCGGAAGACGCTCAAGAACTACCGTACCAGTCTCCGGCAGTTCTGCGACTGGCTGGACGACCAGCAACTCACGAACCTGAGCAACCTCGACAGCGAACTCATCCAGCGGTACAAGGAGTTCCGGCTGTCCAAGGTCAAGGTCATTACGGCACGACAGGATATGATGACCGTCAAGCAGTTCATCGAGTTCTGCGAACACATTGCCGCCGTCCCGCGTGGGATGGCCGATATGGTTCGGATACCCTCGGTCAGCGAGAACGACGAGATCTGTGACGACCTCCTCACGCGGGATGAGGCGGTCGCTGTACTAGACTTCCTCAACAAGTACGAGTACGCCAGTAACCGGCACGTCACTCTGCTTGTTCTCTGGAAAACCGGGATGCGAATGAGCGGGCTCCGGGCACTCGATATTGAAGACTTCGATGAGGGACGGCCAGCGCTCGAACTTCGCCACCGACCCAACACTGGGACACCACTCAAGAACAAGGAGAGGGGCGAGCGGGACGTTCTCATCACACCCGAGACCGCTGGTATTCTCTCCGACTACATCAAGCAGACTCGCCCAGACGTGACAGACGAACACGGCAGGAAGCCGCTCCTCGCCTCACAGAACGGGCGCGCCGTGGAGACAACCATCC
This genomic window from Natronomonas salsuginis contains:
- a CDS encoding PaaI family thioesterase; this translates as MDHYRKLERMYHGSRCNDHLDIALSVTDAGEAEIRLGVDGSDHHAAGGVHGSYYFKALDDATFFAANSLVKDVFVLTTDVHLQLTQPVTEGDLVAEATVVNDHPKQLIADGVLYDDEGTQLARGTGTFAKSRVELDAEMGYE
- a CDS encoding DUF4870 domain-containing protein; translation: MANKTAEETTDRDIETDHTASGLEPNLAGALSYLLGPITGILFYLLEDEDEFVRFHAAQSTIVFGGLFVLSIVLSVVVTVLAFVPVVGWIFGALVGLVTTVLSLIGLVAWLFLMYKAYSGETYEVPFAAPHAHRYAEK
- a CDS encoding complex I NDUFA9 subunit family protein — translated: MRVLVVGGTGFIGAHLCRELHERGHEVTALSRSPEDDTLPADVRTAMGDVTAYDSIEGAFEGQDAVVNLVALSPLFRPSGGNEMHYRVHEEGTANVVRAAEEHGVGLLVQMSALGADPNGETASIRAKGLAEGIVRESDLEWVIFRPSVVFGDGGEFLRYTKQLALPYLTPLPGGGKTRFQPIWIGDIVPMLADAVDGGEQGADRSDGATGGNPHVGHVYEIGGPEVLTLAEIAELAHGADGRSAEVVSIPMPIASVGLRSLDFVPASVLDALPGVPRMGSDQYRSLKFDNTVDENDVTAFGVAPGELLTLAAYLADSAAE
- a CDS encoding tyrosine-type recombinase/integrase is translated as MSLKPTPPHEAKNRFLNDKKPGVTRKTLKNYRTSLRQFCDWLDDQQLTNLSNLDSELIQRYKEFRLSKVKVITARQDMMTVKQFIEFCEHIAAVPRGMADMVRIPSVSENDEICDDLLTRDEAVAVLDFLNKYEYASNRHVTLLVLWKTGMRMSGLRALDIEDFDEGRPALELRHRPNTGTPLKNKERGERDVLITPETAGILSDYIKQTRPDVTDEHGRKPLLASQNGRAVETTIQRYVYTATRPCYYNGGNCPFDRNPEECEAMSWNGSCKCPGSVSPHALRRGYVTAARNAGQPKDVTGERVNMSGKVLEKHYDKGTSAEKANRRKDFLKDI